A genome region from Flavobacterium sp. CFS9 includes the following:
- a CDS encoding 2Fe-2S iron-sulfur cluster-binding protein, which produces MDVLIKIKDREGVIHELQAPTDMAMNIMELCKAYELPVEGTCGGMAMCASCQCYVLNDVALPEMGDEEEAMLSEAFYVKSNSRLGCQIPITEELEGLELELAPEY; this is translated from the coding sequence ATGGATGTATTAATAAAGATTAAAGATCGAGAAGGAGTTATACACGAATTACAGGCTCCGACTGATATGGCAATGAACATAATGGAGTTATGCAAAGCATACGAACTTCCTGTTGAAGGAACTTGCGGAGGAATGGCGATGTGTGCCTCTTGCCAGTGTTACGTTCTTAATGATGTTGCATTACCGGAAATGGGAGATGAAGAAGAAGCTATGCTTTCGGAAGCGTTTTATGTTAAATCTAATAGCCGTTTAGGTTGTCAGATCCCTATTACTGAAGAATTAGAAGGCCTTGAATTAGAACTGGCCCCGGAATATTAA
- a CDS encoding bifunctional UDP-N-acetylmuramoyl-tripeptide:D-alanyl-D-alanine ligase/alanine racemase — protein MSINVKSLIPVLNAEWTGSDSDVFVDHISIDSRSLQNGSKTLFIALSGINNDAHLYIAELIEKGVQNFVVQHIPEDVKGKASFLVVKNTLQALQEFAGYYRDLFQFPIIGLTGSNGKTIVKEWLNFLLSPDYNIIRSPKSYNSQVGVPLSVIAINEKHNLGIFEAGISTVNEMVKLERIIKPNIGVLTSIGSAHDEGFKNLEEKIDEKLLLFKNSTVIIYQNNKLVDERLAKLSLDYFLPERVLFSWSFTDESADVFVVKRINEDETTSIQARYKNEIFDLEIPFSDSASIENAISCLSVLLYMKYDAETIQNRFQNLYPVQMRLEVKNGINNCSIIDDSYSSDFQSLRIALDFLESQQKKNASKTVILSDIFQSGFSNEELYTKVAQLISDNKINRVIGIGETISSFAAKFSNCITFPNTAEFITQIEGLNFENEAILIKGARSFQFEEIVSLLEEKTHETILEINLNSISHNLNYYKSKLAANVKLMVMVKAFGYGNGGLEIAKLLEHHKVDYLGVAFADEGISLKNGGIKLPIMVLNPESTSFPSIIQYHLEPEIYSIKGLKAFLKIAREKNLKDFPIHIKLDTGMHRLGFEENTLEELIETLRGNSTVKVKSVLSHLATSDEVKHFDFVKSQIRLFENLSLKLTTALDINPIRHILNTSGISNFPDAQYNMVRLGIGLYGVSNDPAEQKYLENVGTLKSIISQVRTIPAGDSVGYGRRFMADKETRVATIPIGYADGISRLWGNKVGYVVIKDEKAFILGSVCMDMLMVDVSEIDCKEGDSVIVFGESPTVIEMATALKTIPYEIMTSISQRVKRVFFR, from the coding sequence ATGAGCATAAATGTAAAAAGCCTTATCCCGGTTCTTAATGCCGAATGGACAGGTTCAGATTCTGATGTTTTTGTCGACCATATTTCGATCGACAGCCGTTCTCTACAAAACGGTTCCAAAACTTTGTTTATTGCCCTTTCGGGGATTAATAATGATGCTCATTTGTATATTGCAGAATTGATAGAAAAAGGAGTTCAGAATTTTGTAGTACAGCATATTCCTGAAGATGTAAAAGGAAAAGCCAGTTTTTTGGTGGTCAAAAATACACTACAGGCTTTACAGGAATTTGCGGGCTATTATAGAGATTTGTTTCAATTCCCTATTATCGGATTGACCGGAAGTAACGGTAAAACGATAGTAAAAGAATGGCTTAATTTCCTGTTGAGTCCGGACTATAATATTATCCGAAGCCCTAAAAGTTATAACTCTCAGGTTGGTGTGCCGTTATCTGTAATTGCCATTAACGAAAAACACAATCTGGGAATTTTCGAAGCCGGAATATCTACGGTTAACGAAATGGTGAAACTCGAAAGAATCATTAAGCCTAATATTGGAGTTTTAACCAGTATTGGTTCGGCACATGATGAAGGGTTTAAAAATTTGGAAGAGAAAATAGACGAAAAGTTACTGCTTTTTAAAAATTCGACGGTTATTATTTATCAGAACAACAAACTTGTAGATGAACGCCTTGCGAAGTTAAGCCTGGACTATTTTTTACCAGAACGAGTACTTTTTTCATGGAGTTTCACTGATGAATCGGCTGATGTTTTTGTTGTGAAACGTATTAATGAGGACGAGACGACCAGTATTCAGGCCCGTTATAAAAATGAAATTTTTGATTTGGAAATTCCTTTTAGTGATTCGGCTTCTATAGAAAATGCGATCTCCTGTCTGTCGGTTTTACTGTATATGAAGTACGATGCCGAAACCATTCAGAATCGATTTCAAAACTTATACCCTGTGCAAATGCGTCTGGAGGTAAAAAACGGAATCAACAATTGCAGTATTATTGACGACAGTTACAGTTCAGACTTTCAGTCACTCAGAATAGCGTTGGATTTCTTAGAAAGCCAGCAGAAAAAGAACGCCTCAAAAACAGTTATTCTGTCGGATATTTTTCAAAGCGGATTTTCAAACGAAGAATTGTATACCAAAGTAGCACAGTTAATTTCCGATAATAAAATAAACCGTGTCATTGGAATAGGAGAAACTATTTCCTCTTTTGCCGCCAAATTCTCAAACTGTATTACTTTTCCAAACACAGCTGAATTTATTACGCAGATTGAAGGTTTGAATTTCGAAAATGAAGCCATTTTAATCAAAGGAGCGAGATCGTTTCAGTTTGAAGAAATTGTATCGCTACTCGAAGAAAAAACGCATGAAACGATTCTGGAGATCAACTTGAATTCGATTAGTCACAATCTGAATTACTATAAATCAAAATTAGCAGCTAACGTTAAGCTAATGGTCATGGTGAAAGCCTTTGGTTATGGTAATGGAGGTTTGGAGATTGCCAAATTATTAGAGCATCATAAAGTAGATTATTTGGGTGTGGCTTTCGCCGATGAAGGAATCTCTCTAAAAAATGGTGGAATCAAACTGCCTATTATGGTTCTGAATCCGGAATCGACCAGTTTTCCTTCGATTATACAGTATCATTTAGAACCCGAGATATATAGTATCAAAGGATTAAAAGCATTTTTAAAAATCGCAAGGGAAAAGAACCTTAAAGATTTTCCAATTCACATAAAACTGGATACCGGAATGCATCGTTTGGGCTTTGAAGAAAACACACTGGAGGAACTGATTGAAACGCTCAGAGGAAATTCGACCGTAAAAGTAAAAAGCGTACTGTCACATTTAGCTACAAGTGACGAAGTAAAGCATTTTGATTTTGTGAAATCTCAGATTCGTCTGTTTGAAAATCTATCCTTAAAATTGACCACGGCTTTGGATATTAATCCGATTCGTCATATTCTCAATACTTCCGGAATAAGTAATTTTCCGGATGCACAATACAACATGGTACGTTTAGGAATTGGTTTATACGGAGTTTCGAACGATCCTGCTGAGCAAAAATATCTGGAAAATGTAGGGACTTTAAAATCGATTATTTCTCAGGTGCGAACCATTCCCGCGGGAGACAGTGTTGGTTATGGACGCCGTTTTATGGCAGATAAAGAAACCAGAGTGGCTACCATACCTATTGGATATGCAGATGGAATTTCGCGTTTGTGGGGAAATAAAGTAGGGTATGTGGTGATTAAGGACGAAAAAGCGTTCATTTTAGGAAGTGTTTGTATGGACATGCTCATGGTCGATGTCAGCGAGATCGATTGTAAGGAAGGTGACTCGGTAATTGTTTTTGGAGAAAGTCCTACAGTTATTGAAATGGCAACTGCTTTAAAAACAATACCGTACGAAATCATGACCAGCATATCACAGCGCGTAAAAAGAGTGTTTTTTAGATAG
- a CDS encoding Mrp/NBP35 family ATP-binding protein, with product MKLDRKEILKALETITIAGEGKNMVESGAVANVITFGDEVVVDLVLHTPAMHIKKRAEDDIKKTIHELVSPEAKIKVNIKVETPEKNEIKGRAIPGIKNIIAVASGKGGVGKSTVTANLAVTLAKMGFSVGVLDADIYGPSMPIMFDVENEKPVSITVDGKSKMKPIESYEIKILSIGFFTAPSQAVIWRGPMAAKALNQMIFDADWGELDFMLIDLPPGTGDIHLSIMQSLPITGAVVVSTPQAVALADAKKGVAMFMQDNINVPVLGIIENMAYFTPEELPDNKYYIFGQEGAKNLAEDLNVPFLGEVPIVQSIREAGDYGRPAALQTASVIETVFEGITRNVVQETVNRNDSLPATEAIKITTMAGCSAVKKN from the coding sequence GGAGAAGGAAAAAATATGGTTGAAAGCGGCGCTGTTGCCAATGTCATTACTTTTGGTGATGAAGTTGTGGTAGACTTAGTGTTGCATACACCCGCAATGCACATCAAAAAAAGAGCGGAAGATGATATCAAAAAAACAATCCATGAATTGGTATCTCCTGAAGCTAAAATCAAAGTAAATATCAAAGTAGAAACTCCGGAAAAAAACGAAATTAAAGGTCGTGCTATCCCTGGAATTAAAAATATTATTGCAGTTGCTTCCGGTAAGGGAGGAGTTGGAAAATCGACTGTTACCGCAAATCTTGCTGTAACACTTGCCAAAATGGGCTTTTCAGTTGGTGTTCTTGATGCCGATATCTATGGACCATCGATGCCAATTATGTTTGACGTTGAAAACGAAAAACCGGTTTCGATTACTGTTGACGGAAAATCAAAAATGAAACCTATCGAAAGCTATGAAATCAAAATACTTTCTATCGGTTTCTTTACCGCGCCAAGTCAGGCTGTGATCTGGAGAGGTCCAATGGCTGCAAAAGCACTAAATCAAATGATTTTTGATGCTGATTGGGGAGAATTAGATTTTATGTTAATCGATTTACCTCCGGGAACAGGAGATATTCACCTTTCGATCATGCAATCATTGCCAATTACAGGAGCAGTAGTAGTAAGTACTCCTCAGGCCGTAGCTTTAGCCGATGCTAAAAAAGGAGTAGCGATGTTCATGCAGGACAACATTAATGTACCTGTTTTGGGAATCATAGAAAATATGGCTTATTTCACACCCGAAGAATTACCTGACAATAAATATTATATCTTTGGACAAGAAGGAGCAAAAAATCTTGCCGAAGACTTAAACGTTCCTTTTTTAGGAGAAGTTCCAATTGTACAATCTATTCGTGAAGCTGGTGACTACGGTCGTCCGGCTGCTTTGCAGACTGCTTCGGTAATCGAAACCGTTTTTGAAGGAATCACACGAAATGTTGTACAGGAAACTGTAAACAGAAACGATAGTTTACCTGCAACTGAAGCCATAAAAATTACAACTATGGCAGGATGTTCAGCCGTTAAAAAAAATTAA
- a CDS encoding SMI1/KNR4 family protein: MNFDNYKIIANYNTHKTDLFVADEEEILACEKTLNILFDEDYKAYVSEFGSGILGGTYVRIYLPETIMLTLDEWRNRIMEYWFWDEGKDVLTKEEVLNSVRIGDTYDGDEIILLKNEYFVLPRYSEMIYKAGTTLEEAITWLCSSGILTEAFSERNFEPFNPGEIAG, translated from the coding sequence ATGAATTTTGATAATTATAAAATAATAGCCAATTACAATACCCATAAAACAGATTTGTTTGTAGCAGATGAAGAAGAGATTTTGGCTTGTGAGAAAACCCTAAACATTCTTTTCGACGAAGATTACAAAGCGTATGTTTCAGAATTTGGAAGTGGAATCCTTGGGGGAACTTATGTACGGATTTATCTTCCCGAAACCATAATGCTGACGCTCGATGAGTGGAGAAATCGCATAATGGAGTATTGGTTCTGGGATGAAGGAAAAGATGTACTTACGAAAGAAGAAGTTTTGAATTCTGTAAGAATCGGGGATACGTACGACGGTGATGAGATTATTCTTTTAAAAAATGAATACTTTGTATTGCCAAGATATAGTGAAATGATCTATAAGGCGGGGACTACACTTGAAGAAGCGATAACCTGGTTGTGTTCGTCAGGAATCCTGACAGAAGCATTTTCGGAAAGAAATTTCGAGCCATTTAATCCGGGAGAAATTGCAGGATAA
- a CDS encoding NifU family protein has protein sequence MTTEELTSNVLLALDEIRPFLNSDGGDITLISIEDDKHVKVRLEGACISCSVNQMTLKAGVETTIKKYAPQIETVVNIM, from the coding sequence ATGACAACAGAAGAATTAACAAGCAACGTATTATTAGCTCTTGACGAAATCAGACCTTTTTTAAATTCTGACGGAGGAGACATCACGCTTATTTCTATAGAAGATGACAAACATGTTAAAGTTCGTCTTGAAGGAGCATGTATCAGCTGTAGTGTAAATCAAATGACGCTAAAAGCGGGAGTTGAGACCACTATAAAAAAATATGCGCCACAAATAGAAACGGTGGTTAATATCATGTAA
- the mscL gene encoding large conductance mechanosensitive channel protein MscL, with protein MGFFADFKASLLKGDVLSLATAVVIGGAFGKIVGSAVDDIIMPVVGLLTGGIDFTQKFVTLDGNSYPNLAAAKAAGAAVITYGNLVQAIINFVIISFFVFVVLRAADKAKKKEPVVEAAPAGPTQEELLTQIRDLLKK; from the coding sequence ATGGGATTTTTTGCAGATTTTAAAGCTTCTTTGCTGAAAGGTGATGTGTTGAGTTTAGCAACAGCAGTTGTTATTGGTGGTGCATTTGGAAAAATAGTGGGTTCTGCTGTAGACGATATTATTATGCCAGTTGTTGGTTTACTTACGGGAGGAATTGATTTTACTCAAAAATTTGTTACACTCGATGGTAATAGTTATCCAAATTTAGCCGCTGCTAAAGCCGCAGGAGCCGCAGTAATTACCTATGGAAATTTGGTTCAGGCAATCATTAACTTTGTAATTATATCATTTTTTGTATTTGTAGTATTAAGAGCTGCAGATAAAGCGAAGAAAAAAGAACCGGTAGTTGAGGCAGCACCTGCCGGACCGACTCAAGAAGAGTTACTTACGCAAATTAGAGATTTGCTTAAAAAATAA
- a CDS encoding aspartate-semialdehyde dehydrogenase yields the protein MRIAVVGATGMVGEVMLKVLAERNFPVTELIPVASEKSVGKEIEYKGTKYKVVGLQTAVDMKADIAVFSAGGETSLEWAPKFAAAGTTVIDNSSAWRMDPTKKLVVPEINASTLTKEDKIIANPNCSTIQMVLTLAPLHRKYNIKRIIVSTYQSITGTGVKAVRQLENEYAGVQGELAYKYQIHRNAIPHCDSFEENGYTKEEMKLVRETQKILGDNTIRVTATAVRVPVVGGHSEAVNVEFANDFDVNEVREILHHTDGVVVQDNLDTFTYPMPLFAEGKNEVFVGRIRRDESQPNTLNLWIVADNLRKGAATNTIQIAEYLIAAGLV from the coding sequence ATGAGAATAGCAGTCGTAGGTGCCACTGGTATGGTTGGCGAAGTAATGCTTAAAGTTTTAGCAGAAAGAAATTTTCCTGTTACAGAGTTAATTCCGGTAGCTTCTGAGAAATCAGTAGGAAAAGAAATTGAATATAAAGGAACAAAATACAAAGTGGTAGGACTGCAGACAGCAGTGGATATGAAAGCTGATATTGCCGTTTTTTCGGCAGGAGGTGAAACTTCATTGGAATGGGCTCCAAAATTCGCTGCAGCAGGAACAACTGTAATTGACAATTCATCAGCATGGAGAATGGATCCGACTAAAAAATTAGTGGTTCCTGAAATCAACGCTTCAACTTTAACCAAAGAAGATAAAATTATTGCAAACCCAAACTGTTCAACTATCCAAATGGTGTTGACTTTGGCTCCATTGCACAGAAAGTACAATATTAAGAGAATTATTGTTTCAACCTATCAATCGATCACCGGAACGGGTGTGAAAGCGGTAAGACAGTTAGAAAATGAGTATGCCGGAGTTCAGGGTGAATTGGCTTATAAATATCAAATTCACAGAAATGCTATTCCACATTGCGATAGTTTTGAGGAAAACGGATACACTAAAGAAGAAATGAAACTGGTTCGTGAGACTCAAAAGATTCTTGGTGATAATACGATCAGAGTAACGGCGACAGCAGTTCGTGTACCGGTTGTTGGCGGACACAGTGAGGCTGTAAACGTTGAGTTTGCCAATGATTTTGACGTAAATGAAGTTCGCGAAATTTTGCACCATACAGATGGGGTAGTAGTTCAGGATAACTTAGATACCTTTACGTACCCAATGCCATTATTTGCAGAAGGTAAAAACGAAGTTTTTGTAGGTAGAATTCGTCGTGACGAAAGCCAGCCAAATACTTTAAACCTATGGATTGTTGCCGATAACCTTAGAAAAGGAGCTGCTACCAACACCATTCAAATCGCCGAGTATTTAATCGCAGCAGGTTTGGTATAA